The proteins below come from a single Corvus hawaiiensis isolate bCorHaw1 chromosome 20, bCorHaw1.pri.cur, whole genome shotgun sequence genomic window:
- the NCF1 gene encoding neutrophil cytosol factor 1 isoform X1, whose amino-acid sequence MGDTFIRHIELLGYEKRFFPSQHYVYMFLVKWNDLSEKVVYRRFTEIYEFHKALKEMFPIESGDINIENRIIPHLPAPKWFDGQRSTENRQGTLAEYCYTLINLPHKISRCLHVVSFFKVRHDDMNPVTDSQIKKPEVFLLPKDSKKNPTDITGPIVLQTYRAIADYEKSSTSEMSLKAGDMVDVVEKSENGWWFCQLKNKRGWVPAAYLEPMDGPDESEEQEPNYAGEAYMVGKSYTAVEEDELTLKEGDTIEVIHKLLDGWWVIRKDETTGYYPAMYLQKAGEVNTSVKNEQRNRSAPPRRSTIRNVKSIHKQGRKQISQETYRRNSKKYIQNQRNLRGNSQNKANVIAEFPAGHWWAHPETITCRKTIYMQQGQEKRQELWWPLCKKLLNVHEGGVW is encoded by the exons ATGGGGGACACCTTCATCCGGCACATCGAACTGCTGGGCTACGAGAAAAGGTTTTTCCCCAGCCAGCACTAT GTCTACATGTTCCTGGTGAAGTGGAATGACCTCTCCGAAAAGGTCGTCTACCGCCGCTTTACTGAAATATATGAGTTCCAC aaagcGCTGAAGGAGATGTTCCCCATTGAATCCGGGGACATCAACATAGAGAACCGGATCATCCCGCATTTGCCAG CCCCAAAGTGGTTTGATGGGCAGCGCTCAACTGAGAACAGGCAGGGCACACTGGCCGAGTACTGCTACACACTGATCAATCTACCCCACAAGATCTCTCGGTGCCTTCATGTGGTCAGCTTCTTCAAGGTCCGTCATGATGACATGAACCCTGTCACAGACAGCCA GATCAAGAAGCCTGAGGTCTTCCTCCTGCCAAAGGATTCCAAGAAAAACCCCACTG ACATCACGGGCCCCATTGTCCTGCAAACGTACCGAGCCATCGCTGACTATGAGAAGAGTTCCACATCTGAGATGTCTCTCAAAGCTGGGGACATGGTAGATGTCGTGGAGAAGAGCGAGAACG GCTGGTGGTTTTGTCAACTGAAGAATAAACGAGGCTGGGTCCCTGCTGCCTATCTGGAGCCAATGGATGGTCCCGATGAGTCTGAAGAGCAGGAGCCTAACTATGCAG GTGAGGCATACATGGTCGGGAAAAGCTACACTGCTGTGGAAGAGGATGAGCTGACTCTCAAGGAGGGCGATACCATTGAAGTCATCCACAAGCTTCTTGATGGCTGGTGGGTCATCAG GAAGGATGAAACCACAGGTTATTACCCTGCCATGTACCTGCAGAAAGCCGGAGAGGTGAACACCTCTGTGAAGAATGAGCAGAGGAACCGGAGTGCTCCTCCACGGAG ATCCACCATCCGAAATGTGAAGAGCATCCACAAGCAGGGCCGGAAGCAGATCAGCCAGGAGACCTATAGGAGGAACAGCAAGAAGTACATCCAGAACCAGCGGAACCTGCGGGGAAATTCCCAGAACAAGGCCAATGTTATTG CAGAGTTCCCAGCTGGGCACTGGTGGGCCCATCCTGAAACCATAACCTGCAGGAAGACCATTTAcatgcagcagggacaggagaagAGGCAGGAGCTTTGGTGGCCATTATGTAAGAAGCTGCTGAATGTTCATGAGGGTGGTGTGTGGTGA
- the NCF1 gene encoding neutrophil cytosol factor 1 isoform X3, whose translation MGDTFIRHIELLGYEKRFFPSQHYVYMFLVKWNDLSEKKALKEMFPIESGDINIENRIIPHLPAPKWFDGQRSTENRQGTLAEYCYTLINLPHKISRCLHVVSFFKVRHDDMNPVTDSQIKKPEVFLLPKDSKKNPTDITGPIVLQTYRAIADYEKSSTSEMSLKAGDMVDVVEKSENGWWFCQLKNKRGWVPAAYLEPMDGPDESEEQEPNYAGEAYMVGKSYTAVEEDELTLKEGDTIEVIHKLLDGWWVIRKDETTGYYPAMYLQKAGEVNTSVKNEQRNRSAPPRRSTIRNVKSIHKQGRKQISQETYRRNSKKYIQNQRNLRGNSQNKANVIAEFPAGHWWAHPETITCRKTIYMQQGQEKRQELWWPLCKKLLNVHEGGVW comes from the exons ATGGGGGACACCTTCATCCGGCACATCGAACTGCTGGGCTACGAGAAAAGGTTTTTCCCCAGCCAGCACTAT GTCTACATGTTCCTGGTGAAGTGGAATGACCTCTCCGAAAAG aaagcGCTGAAGGAGATGTTCCCCATTGAATCCGGGGACATCAACATAGAGAACCGGATCATCCCGCATTTGCCAG CCCCAAAGTGGTTTGATGGGCAGCGCTCAACTGAGAACAGGCAGGGCACACTGGCCGAGTACTGCTACACACTGATCAATCTACCCCACAAGATCTCTCGGTGCCTTCATGTGGTCAGCTTCTTCAAGGTCCGTCATGATGACATGAACCCTGTCACAGACAGCCA GATCAAGAAGCCTGAGGTCTTCCTCCTGCCAAAGGATTCCAAGAAAAACCCCACTG ACATCACGGGCCCCATTGTCCTGCAAACGTACCGAGCCATCGCTGACTATGAGAAGAGTTCCACATCTGAGATGTCTCTCAAAGCTGGGGACATGGTAGATGTCGTGGAGAAGAGCGAGAACG GCTGGTGGTTTTGTCAACTGAAGAATAAACGAGGCTGGGTCCCTGCTGCCTATCTGGAGCCAATGGATGGTCCCGATGAGTCTGAAGAGCAGGAGCCTAACTATGCAG GTGAGGCATACATGGTCGGGAAAAGCTACACTGCTGTGGAAGAGGATGAGCTGACTCTCAAGGAGGGCGATACCATTGAAGTCATCCACAAGCTTCTTGATGGCTGGTGGGTCATCAG GAAGGATGAAACCACAGGTTATTACCCTGCCATGTACCTGCAGAAAGCCGGAGAGGTGAACACCTCTGTGAAGAATGAGCAGAGGAACCGGAGTGCTCCTCCACGGAG ATCCACCATCCGAAATGTGAAGAGCATCCACAAGCAGGGCCGGAAGCAGATCAGCCAGGAGACCTATAGGAGGAACAGCAAGAAGTACATCCAGAACCAGCGGAACCTGCGGGGAAATTCCCAGAACAAGGCCAATGTTATTG CAGAGTTCCCAGCTGGGCACTGGTGGGCCCATCCTGAAACCATAACCTGCAGGAAGACCATTTAcatgcagcagggacaggagaagAGGCAGGAGCTTTGGTGGCCATTATGTAAGAAGCTGCTGAATGTTCATGAGGGTGGTGTGTGGTGA
- the NCF1 gene encoding neutrophil cytosol factor 1 isoform X4 encodes MGDTFIRHIELLGYEKRFFPSQHYVYMFLVKWNDLSEKVVYRRFTEIYEFHKALKEMFPIESGDINIENRIIPHLPAPKWFDGQRSTENRQGTLAEYCYTLINLPHKISRCLHVVSFFKVRHDDMNPVTDSQIKKPEVFLLPKDSKKNPTDITGPIVLQTYRAIADYEKSSTSEMSLKAGDMVDVVEKSENGWWFCQLKNKRGWVPAAYLEPMDGPDESEEQEPNYAGEAYMVGKSYTAVEEDELTLKEGDTIEVIHKLLDGWWVIRKDETTGYYPAMYLQKAGEVNTSVKNEQRNRSAPPRRSTIRNVKSIHKQGRKQISQETYRRNSKKYIQNQRNLRGNSQNKANVIAKTLS; translated from the exons ATGGGGGACACCTTCATCCGGCACATCGAACTGCTGGGCTACGAGAAAAGGTTTTTCCCCAGCCAGCACTAT GTCTACATGTTCCTGGTGAAGTGGAATGACCTCTCCGAAAAGGTCGTCTACCGCCGCTTTACTGAAATATATGAGTTCCAC aaagcGCTGAAGGAGATGTTCCCCATTGAATCCGGGGACATCAACATAGAGAACCGGATCATCCCGCATTTGCCAG CCCCAAAGTGGTTTGATGGGCAGCGCTCAACTGAGAACAGGCAGGGCACACTGGCCGAGTACTGCTACACACTGATCAATCTACCCCACAAGATCTCTCGGTGCCTTCATGTGGTCAGCTTCTTCAAGGTCCGTCATGATGACATGAACCCTGTCACAGACAGCCA GATCAAGAAGCCTGAGGTCTTCCTCCTGCCAAAGGATTCCAAGAAAAACCCCACTG ACATCACGGGCCCCATTGTCCTGCAAACGTACCGAGCCATCGCTGACTATGAGAAGAGTTCCACATCTGAGATGTCTCTCAAAGCTGGGGACATGGTAGATGTCGTGGAGAAGAGCGAGAACG GCTGGTGGTTTTGTCAACTGAAGAATAAACGAGGCTGGGTCCCTGCTGCCTATCTGGAGCCAATGGATGGTCCCGATGAGTCTGAAGAGCAGGAGCCTAACTATGCAG GTGAGGCATACATGGTCGGGAAAAGCTACACTGCTGTGGAAGAGGATGAGCTGACTCTCAAGGAGGGCGATACCATTGAAGTCATCCACAAGCTTCTTGATGGCTGGTGGGTCATCAG GAAGGATGAAACCACAGGTTATTACCCTGCCATGTACCTGCAGAAAGCCGGAGAGGTGAACACCTCTGTGAAGAATGAGCAGAGGAACCGGAGTGCTCCTCCACGGAG ATCCACCATCCGAAATGTGAAGAGCATCCACAAGCAGGGCCGGAAGCAGATCAGCCAGGAGACCTATAGGAGGAACAGCAAGAAGTACATCCAGAACCAGCGGAACCTGCGGGGAAATTCCCAGAACAAGGCCAATGTTATTG CAAAGACCTTATCCTGA
- the NCF1 gene encoding neutrophil cytosol factor 1 isoform X2, with translation MGDTFIRHIELLGYEKRFFPSQHYVYMFLVKWNDLSEKVVYRRFTEIYEFHKALKEMFPIESGDINIENRIIPHLPAPKWFDGQRSTENRQGTLAEYCYTLINLPHKISRCLHVVSFFKVRHDDMNPVTDSQIKKPEVFLLPKDSKKNPTDITGPIVLQTYRAIADYEKSSTSEMSLKAGDMVDVVEKSENGWWFCQLKNKRGWVPAAYLEPMDGPDESEEQEPNYAGEAYMVGKSYTAVEEDELTLKEGDTIEVIHKLLDGWWVIRKDETTGYYPAMYLQKAGEVNTSVKNEQRNRSAPPRRSTIRNVKSIHKQGRKQISQETYRRNSKKYIQNQRNLRGNSQNKANVIVEKNEPEGNKPKAQPAVPPRPSKDLILNRCTESTRKKIL, from the exons ATGGGGGACACCTTCATCCGGCACATCGAACTGCTGGGCTACGAGAAAAGGTTTTTCCCCAGCCAGCACTAT GTCTACATGTTCCTGGTGAAGTGGAATGACCTCTCCGAAAAGGTCGTCTACCGCCGCTTTACTGAAATATATGAGTTCCAC aaagcGCTGAAGGAGATGTTCCCCATTGAATCCGGGGACATCAACATAGAGAACCGGATCATCCCGCATTTGCCAG CCCCAAAGTGGTTTGATGGGCAGCGCTCAACTGAGAACAGGCAGGGCACACTGGCCGAGTACTGCTACACACTGATCAATCTACCCCACAAGATCTCTCGGTGCCTTCATGTGGTCAGCTTCTTCAAGGTCCGTCATGATGACATGAACCCTGTCACAGACAGCCA GATCAAGAAGCCTGAGGTCTTCCTCCTGCCAAAGGATTCCAAGAAAAACCCCACTG ACATCACGGGCCCCATTGTCCTGCAAACGTACCGAGCCATCGCTGACTATGAGAAGAGTTCCACATCTGAGATGTCTCTCAAAGCTGGGGACATGGTAGATGTCGTGGAGAAGAGCGAGAACG GCTGGTGGTTTTGTCAACTGAAGAATAAACGAGGCTGGGTCCCTGCTGCCTATCTGGAGCCAATGGATGGTCCCGATGAGTCTGAAGAGCAGGAGCCTAACTATGCAG GTGAGGCATACATGGTCGGGAAAAGCTACACTGCTGTGGAAGAGGATGAGCTGACTCTCAAGGAGGGCGATACCATTGAAGTCATCCACAAGCTTCTTGATGGCTGGTGGGTCATCAG GAAGGATGAAACCACAGGTTATTACCCTGCCATGTACCTGCAGAAAGCCGGAGAGGTGAACACCTCTGTGAAGAATGAGCAGAGGAACCGGAGTGCTCCTCCACGGAG ATCCACCATCCGAAATGTGAAGAGCATCCACAAGCAGGGCCGGAAGCAGATCAGCCAGGAGACCTATAGGAGGAACAGCAAGAAGTACATCCAGAACCAGCGGAACCTGCGGGGAAATTCCCAGAACAAGGCCAATGTTATTG TTGAGAAAAATGAGCCAGAGGGCAACAAACCCAAGGCTCAACCTGCTGTTCCTCCCCGTCCCAGCAAAGACCTTATCCTGAACCGCTGCACCGAGAGCACACGGAAGAAGATCCTGTGA